The region GAGTCTTTTGTGGTACTTGTGATAGCAGTTAGTACTATAAGCATATATTCAAAATTTGCTAAAAGATCTACCTACTTAAGTTTTGTACCAGTGGGTATTGCATACGGGCTTGTGCCGATTGGTATTTGGCTTGCTTTTGATCCCGCGGGAATTTTAAAGGGTACGGATACTTCTATTCTTCCCCTACCCGGGATTTTCCTGGGAATTATGATGTGTGTAACTGATTGGGGTTTCACTCTTTCCGGCGTGTCCAGGGATGTGGAAGGTGACCGGGCTAAAGGTGCTCCTACATTCCCTGTAGTATTTGGTGTGTATGCAACATCTAAATTGGTGACTGGCTGTTGGATTATAGGTGTAATTTCTTCTCTCATAATAGGTTGGACTGCACAACTTGGTCCGATTTTTTTCACAGGGGCAATTCTTGCGGGGCTATGGATGATTATTCAGTCCGTTGATTTTATCAAAAATCCTCTGCCTGAAAGAGGTGGAATGCTTTTCCTTCAGGGTTCTCGTTACAGGGGCGTAATGTTTGGCTCCCTGATAATTGATGTAATCCTGTCTATAGTTTCTGAGGGTTATGTGAATATTCTATGGTGATTTATAATGGATGCTGATGTCATTGTAGTTGGTGCTTCTCCTGCCGGCTTAGCTGCTTCCAGGGAAGTATCAGAGCAGGGTTTGGATGTCCTTTTACTGGACAAACAAGAAGTATTGGGTGAAAACACACATCCTGCTAACACTTTTTTTAAAGGAATGTTTGACAGGGCCGGGGAGAGTGTGGATGA is a window of Methanohalophilus mahii DSM 5219 DNA encoding:
- a CDS encoding UbiA prenyltransferase family protein — translated: MVSTTGSKSRNPYLELLRPEIADMDLALPAASALLASYMYAGNLPSVLPFIIAIIGGYAAITSSYVFNDCCDIDIDKINLPERPIASSTLTQEQGLKYAFILVVIASIAALYLNPESFVVLVIAVSTISIYSKFAKRSTYLSFVPVGIAYGLVPIGIWLAFDPAGILKGTDTSILPLPGIFLGIMMCVTDWGFTLSGVSRDVEGDRAKGAPTFPVVFGVYATSKLVTGCWIIGVISSLIIGWTAQLGPIFFTGAILAGLWMIIQSVDFIKNPLPERGGMLFLQGSRYRGVMFGSLIIDVILSIVSEGYVNILW